A stretch of the Lolium perenne isolate Kyuss_39 chromosome 3, Kyuss_2.0, whole genome shotgun sequence genome encodes the following:
- the LOC127339073 gene encoding uncharacterized protein has product MAADDTSSTEMDWSNLLDDLLGMIRARVASPRGRVCFAAVCRSWRAAASQHMVTPALPLLVLSLKAWGKRNDLYCHDEGRVFHVPLPSKLHKTRFCGTYDGGWIAAITRPSTLGIINLFSSVEVVLSTKQRDMAWPGRNGRQLIRRIIFSEAPTSSACILAALTTDHDKVVLCRVGCPDGGWTIHGCDREEFCDILFHHGELYGLTRRSEKLFKFDIGVNQDGAPVVTAAHPLDVQSCDVPIASSYIYFTTYIFGLHGKLAMAMMTRWFENHNPFFKVFELAVTTDDAHDYEWKEVCTLGGCALFLGQTCSSRVVHVQEGWRDVVEKNHIYYSNYRNTESKEYQEFNEEVHLARSGYGDDIYCRKDAITDGHGHGKELFPSVRYYTTSRTGCPMWCFPPDF; this is encoded by the coding sequence ATGGCCGCCGACGACACCTCGTCGACGGAGATGGACTGGTCCAACCTCCTGGACGACCTCCTGGGCATGATCCGCGCGCGGGTCGCTTCCCCTCGCGGCCGCGTCTGCTTCGCCGCCGTCTGCAGATCCTGGCGCGCCGCCGCGTCTCAGCACATGGTGACGCCGGCGCTCCCGCTGCTGGTCCTCTCGCTCAAGGCGTGGGGCAAGAGAAATGACCTCTACTGCCACGATGAAGGCAGGGTTTTCCACGTTCCGCTCCCGAGCAAACTGCACAAGACGCGGTTCTGCGGAACCTACGATGGCGGATGGATCGCCGCGATTACCAGACCAAGCACGTTAGGGATCATCAACCTCTTCTCAAGCGTCGAGGTGGTACTCTCCACAAAGCAGAGGGACATGGCATGGCCAGGCCGCAATGGACGACAGTTGATCCGGAGAATAATCTTCTCCGAGGCCCCCACCTCGAGCGCCTGCATCCTTGCTGCCTTGACCACCGACCACGACAAGGTGGTGTTGTGCAGAGTTGGCTGTCCCGACGGAGGATGGACAATCCATGGATGTGATAGGGAGGAGTTTTGTGATATTTTGTTCCACCATGGGGAGCTCTATGGCCTCACACGGCGTAGCGAGAAATTGTTCAAGTTTGACATTGGCGTTAACCAAGATGGGGCACCAGTGGTCACCGCCGCCCACCCATTGGACGTCCAATCGTGTGACGTACCAATAGCGAGCAGTTACATTTACTTCACCACCTACATCTTTGGTTTACATGGTAAGTTGGCAATGGCCATGATGACCCGATGGTTTGAAAATCACAACCCTTTTTTCAAGGTGTTTGAACTTGCGGTGACAACAGATGATGCACATGACTATGAGTGGAAAGAGGTGTGCACCTTGGGCGGTTGCGCCTTGTTCTTGGGGCAAACATGCTCCTCTCGGGTGGTACATGTGCAAGAGGGATGGCGCGATGTTGTAGAGAAAAACCACATCTACTACTCAAATTATCGCAATACGGAAAGTAAAGAGTACCAAGAGTTCAACGAGGAAGTGCACTTGGCAAGATCGGGATATGGTGACGATATCTATTGCCGAAAAGACGCAATAACTGATGGCCACGGCCATGGAAAGGAGCTATTCCCCTCGGTGAGATACTACACTACAAGTCGCACAGGTTGTCCAATGTGGTGCTTCCCTCCCGACTTCtag
- the LOC127339072 gene encoding aquaporin NIP4-1-like, whose translation MDLDKMTDGERVAAANGQDLEQARRAVELPPSAGHGTNRLAIGNLIRELVLEGVATFLVVFWSCTAAVMQETRHALSFPTVCLVVGLTVAFVLGWMGPAHLNPAVTVTFAAFRYFPWRKLPLYAAAQLGASVLACLSVNGVMRTSEEHFYGTEPRPPGAGVRLPFLLELLASAVLMIVIATVARSSASKAVGGMAIGAAVGTLGLVIGPVSGGSMNPVRSLGPAIVFGRYTDIWIYVVAPVAGMLLGALLNLAVRQSDAIVGFLCGGRGTSSRVVVIARPVGAAAGSN comes from the exons ATGGATCTTGACAAGATGACCGACGGCGAGCGCGTCGCCGCGGCGAACGGGCAGGACCTTGAGCAGGCTCGTCGTGCCGTGGAgttgccgccgtccgccggccatGGCACCAACCGTCTCGCCATTGGCAATCTCATACGGGAG CTGGTGCTGGAGGGCGTGGCGACGTTCCTGGTGGTGTTCTGGTCGTGCACGGCGGCGGTGATGCAGGAGACGCGCCACGCGCTCTCGTTCCCGACGGTGTGCCTCGTCGTCGGCCTCACCGTAGCCTTCGTGCTGGGCTGGATGGGCCCGGCGCACCTCAACCCGGCCGTCACCGTCACCTTCGCCGCCTTCCGCTACTTCCCCTGGCGCAAGCTCCCGCTCTACGCCGCGGCCCAGCTCGGCGCCTCCGTGCTCGCCTGCCTCTCCGTGAACGGCGTCATGCGGACGAGCGAGGAGCACTTCTACGGCACCGAGCCCAGGCCGCCGGGCGCCGGCGTGCGGCTGCCGTTCCTCCTGGAGCTCCTCGCCTCCGCCGTGCTCATGATCGTCATCGCCACCGTCGCCAGGAGTTCGGCC AGCAAGGCGGTGGGAGGGATGGCCATTGGAGCGGCGGTGGGGACGCTGGGGCTGGTGATAGGGCCGGTGTCGGGAGGGTCGATGAACCCGGTGAGGAGCCTGGGCCCTGCGATCGTCTTCGGGAGGTACACCGACATCTGGATCTACGTCGTCGCCCCCGTCGCCGGCATGCTGCTCGGCGCGCTCTTAAACTTGGCCGTCCGGCAGTCCGATGCGATCGTTGGTTTCCTTTGTGGCGGCAGAGGAACGTCAAGCagggtcgtcgtcatcgctcgcCCCGTCGGTGCAGCAGCTGGGTCGAACTAG